The region AATAATGTCCCGGTCCCGGCCCAACCGATTCCATCGGGTTCCAGTTCCCCGATCGATATGCTCATCCCTAGCCAAACCCAAGACTAACCACCCACAAAAAAAACACAATACCATCCACCATGTGATAGTGATCTTGATTGCACCGTCGGTACCTTCTTCAAACCGTTCTCCGCCCGCCCGACTCTAGATATCACCATACGTGggaattaaaattttttaaaaggAAGAAGCGGGTCGGCCAGACCAACGTCATTTAAATAGCTAATAGCGACGTGTCGGCAAATGCGGTAAACTTTAAAAACATGGAAATCGAGAGCAAAAGTGGCTCCAAAATCCGGCTCGAAGAAGGCTCTGAAACCTTGGATTTTGGAAGAGAATTGGGGTTTATTTCCAGTGATCGAGCAATTTCTCGTCACCATATTTCTTTCAGACTCCACGAAGATCGAACAAGGGTTTATTTCGAAGTTAAAGGGAAAAACCCCGTCTGGGTACGCGACCGTAGAAAcgatgaaattagggtttacaaacgTTCGGAAGGAGGTGAAATTAAGAATGGAGATTCGTTTTGTGTGGCTTCGAAGAATCCTGTTTGGTTTAACGTGAAGAAAATCGCAAGCGAAAACGAAGACGATAGTGAATCGAAGAGCGAACTCAGTCTTGACGAAGCATTCGCAGAGACTTCCGGGATTGAATACGATGAAGTCGAGACTGGTGATATTTCACATATCGATCCTGTTAAAGGTGCGTTCGTTACTGTGGTTTCCGTTGGTAAAATAACACTTTGTAGacatgtaattaacatttgtGGATTTCATCTAGGGTTTTTAATTGCAGTTTGCAATAGAATTAGGCATCCAGACTTGCAATATCATAATGCTCATATCAATCATCCATTTAGAAAACTTTAACCTATGCCCAATGATTTGCGTTTTGGGACTTCAAATTAGAGCATTTTTACAGAAAACCAGAATTTAACATTTAATATCTGATTATCTTCATTGTCTGATTCTACAAGTCGTGACAAGAACATTCATAATCAAGCATCTATAGTTTCGTGTTCTCTCTGCTTCTATTGATTAAATTTTTTTGGTTATGAAATGTAGAGTTTGGTTTTGTTGTTGTGGGACATGAATTTGATCACTACCCAATGAAAATGCTCAGCGATATAAGTAATTGGGATTGGTTTCTTGAAGAATCTAAACAAGAGAGCGATGAAGAGGAAGTTAATGAGAGAAAAAGGAAGAAGAGTACAAGAAAAAGGAGAAAGAAGAGTGGAGAGGATGACGATGATGAAGTGTGGACGGGTGAGAGTGAAGAAGATGCTGAAATTATCAAGAAAATGAAAAATGTCCCAAAACCCAAGTACTCAACTAGATCAAAGGAGCAAAAGCAAAACAAGGGTGCAAGTACAAGTAAAAGTGCCATGTCTACTACAAAGAAGTATGCAAAGGATGattatggtgatgatgatgttgatgaagatgaagatgaagaagatgaaacaTTGGGTGGATTCATAGTTGATGATGGGGATATAGGAGAAGAAAATGTTGAAGATAACGAAGAGGAAGAATTTGaaaatgatgaagatgaagatgagtaGTTGATATAAAGCCACTTTTGGtgttttttatctttttgttTGATTATGTTGTAGAATGTATAAAATGATCCGAAGAATATTGTGTTTTGGAATGTACACAAGCTAATACTTTTTTGATTGTTTGGAAGCTTTTCTGATCTTTAATTGGTGTtcaaataagatttttttttcagCTTGAAAAACTTGTTTGTAGGTTTTAAGTTTGAAACTTAAGTCTAATAATTCATTTATATGGATTAGGCTTTGTTTGGAGTATTAGCTGAAAACCTAAATGGTGACCAATTAAATAGTTGATAAAATAGTTGTTGAAATAAAAACGTTCGATAAAAATCTCCCTATTCTAATCCTCCATAATAATCACATGTcacactctgatttttaaatattattaaaagagaatctTTAATTCTAAATTGAAGAAATTAGGACCATTGA is a window of Lactuca sativa cultivar Salinas chromosome 1, Lsat_Salinas_v11, whole genome shotgun sequence DNA encoding:
- the LOC111878821 gene encoding uncharacterized protein LOC111878821, which encodes MEIESKSGSKIRLEEGSETLDFGRELGFISSDRAISRHHISFRLHEDRTRVYFEVKGKNPVWVRDRRNDEIRVYKRSEGGEIKNGDSFCVASKNPVWFNVKKIASENEDDSESKSELSLDEAFAETSGIEYDEVETGDISHIDPVKEFGFVVVGHEFDHYPMKMLSDISNWDWFLEESKQESDEEEVNERKRKKSTRKRRKKSGEDDDDEVWTGESEEDAEIIKKMKNVPKPKYSTRSKEQKQNKGASTSKSAMSTTKKYAKDDYGDDDVDEDEDEEDETLGGFIVDDGDIGEENVEDNEEEEFENDEDEDE